The following coding sequences are from one Streptomyces sp. NBC_01485 window:
- a CDS encoding acetyl-CoA C-acetyltransferase → MPEAVIVSTARSPIGRAVKGSLKDLRPDDLTATIIQAALAKVPELDPRDIDDLMLGCGLPGGEQGYNLGRIVAVQMGMDHLPGCTVTRYCSSSLQTSRMALHAIKAGEGDVFISAGVEMVSRYAKGSSDEIPGTHNPLFADAEARTAAVAGSEGSSWHDPREDGLIPDPYISMGQTAENLARVKGVTRQDMDEFGVRSQNLAEEAIKNGFWEREITPVTLPDGTVVSKDDGPRAGVTLEGVQGLKPVFRPDGMVTAGNCCPLNDGAAAVVIMSDTKARELGLTPLARIVSTGVSGLSPEIMGLGPVDATNQALRRAGLTIDDIDLVEINEAFAAQVIPSYRDLNIPLEKLNVNGGAIAVGHPFGMTGARITGTLINSLQFHDKQFGLETMCVGGGQGMAMVVERLS, encoded by the coding sequence ATGCCCGAAGCCGTCATCGTCTCGACCGCCCGCTCCCCGATCGGCCGCGCCGTCAAGGGCTCGCTGAAGGACCTGCGCCCGGACGACCTCACCGCCACGATCATCCAGGCCGCCCTGGCGAAGGTCCCCGAGCTGGACCCGAGGGACATCGACGACCTGATGCTCGGCTGCGGCCTCCCCGGCGGCGAGCAGGGCTACAACCTGGGCCGGATCGTCGCCGTGCAGATGGGCATGGACCACCTGCCCGGCTGCACGGTCACCCGCTACTGTTCCTCGTCGCTCCAGACCAGCCGCATGGCCCTGCACGCCATCAAGGCCGGCGAGGGCGACGTCTTCATCTCGGCCGGCGTCGAGATGGTCTCCCGGTACGCCAAGGGCAGCTCCGACGAGATCCCCGGCACCCACAACCCCCTCTTCGCCGACGCGGAAGCCCGTACCGCCGCCGTGGCCGGGTCCGAGGGATCGAGCTGGCACGACCCGCGCGAGGACGGCCTGATCCCCGACCCCTACATCTCGATGGGCCAGACCGCCGAGAACCTCGCCCGGGTCAAGGGCGTCACCCGCCAGGACATGGACGAGTTCGGCGTCCGTTCCCAGAACCTCGCCGAGGAAGCCATCAAGAACGGCTTCTGGGAGCGCGAGATCACCCCGGTGACGCTCCCCGACGGCACGGTCGTCAGCAAGGACGACGGCCCGCGCGCCGGCGTCACGCTGGAGGGCGTCCAGGGCCTGAAGCCGGTCTTCCGCCCGGACGGAATGGTCACCGCCGGCAACTGCTGCCCGCTGAACGACGGCGCCGCCGCGGTCGTCATCATGAGCGACACCAAGGCCCGCGAGCTCGGCCTCACCCCGCTCGCCCGCATCGTGTCGACCGGCGTCTCCGGCCTCTCCCCCGAGATCATGGGCCTCGGTCCGGTCGACGCGACCAACCAGGCGCTGCGCCGCGCCGGCCTCACCATCGACGACATCGACCTGGTCGAGATCAACGAGGCGTTCGCCGCGCAGGTGATCCCCTCCTACCGCGACCTGAACATCCCGCTGGAGAAGCTGAACGTCAACGGCGGCGCCATCGCCGTCGGCCACCCCTTCGGCATGACGGGCGCCCGCATCACCGGCACGCTCATCAACTCCCTCCAGTTCCACGACAAGCAGTTCGGCCTGGAGACGATGTGCGTCGGCGGCGGCCAGGGCATGGCGATGGTCGTCGAGCGCCTGAGCTGA
- a CDS encoding DUF4287 domain-containing protein, which translates to MSHVLSEETHRNILARIPHCTGREVADWLRTVDEGPALRFEEKVSWLRAEHDLAYGHAKALIHEYDLRRAARKLL; encoded by the coding sequence ATGTCCCATGTCCTCTCCGAGGAGACCCACCGCAACATACTGGCCCGCATCCCCCACTGCACCGGTCGTGAGGTCGCCGACTGGCTGCGCACCGTCGACGAAGGCCCCGCTCTCCGCTTCGAGGAGAAGGTCAGCTGGCTGCGCGCCGAGCACGACCTCGCGTACGGCCACGCCAAGGCGCTCATCCACGAGTACGACCTGAGGAGGGCCGCGCGCAAACTCCTCTAG
- a CDS encoding Bax inhibitor-1/YccA family protein: MRSRNPVFSRRGFSRDNGSAGFNAAPQAGGPAVGTQPGNPYAQPAGNPYAQNPYAQQDLQYGAPPQAPVTTGRMTMDDVVARTATTLGTVVVTAVLAWLLLPVDEANLGKSYGIAIVAGLVAMVLAFAQSFKRRPAPALILSYAAFEGVFLGVISSAVSTYIADGVVAQAVMGTMAVFAGVLVAYKAGWIRVNRRFYGFVMAAALGFVLLMVVNLLFTVFGGGDGLGFRSGPLGIVFGVIGILLGACFLALDFKQVEDGIAYGAPREEAWLAAFGLTMTLVWIYMEFLRLLSILNSD; the protein is encoded by the coding sequence ATGAGGAGCAGAAACCCGGTCTTCTCGCGACGGGGGTTCAGCCGCGACAACGGCTCGGCGGGCTTCAACGCCGCGCCGCAGGCCGGGGGACCCGCAGTCGGCACCCAGCCGGGCAACCCCTACGCCCAGCCGGCCGGCAACCCGTACGCGCAGAACCCCTACGCCCAGCAGGACCTGCAGTACGGCGCCCCGCCGCAGGCCCCGGTCACCACCGGCCGGATGACCATGGACGACGTCGTCGCGCGCACCGCGACCACGCTCGGCACCGTGGTCGTCACCGCGGTGCTGGCCTGGCTGCTGCTGCCCGTCGACGAGGCCAACCTCGGCAAGTCGTACGGCATCGCCATCGTCGCCGGTCTGGTCGCGATGGTGCTGGCCTTCGCCCAGTCGTTCAAGCGCCGCCCGGCGCCCGCGCTGATCCTGTCGTACGCCGCCTTCGAGGGCGTGTTCCTCGGCGTGATCTCGTCCGCGGTGTCCACGTACATCGCGGACGGCGTCGTCGCCCAGGCCGTGATGGGCACGATGGCGGTCTTCGCCGGTGTGCTCGTGGCGTACAAGGCGGGCTGGATCCGCGTCAACCGCCGCTTCTACGGCTTCGTGATGGCCGCCGCGCTCGGCTTCGTCCTGCTGATGGTCGTGAACCTGCTGTTCACGGTCTTCGGCGGCGGTGACGGCCTCGGCTTCCGCAGCGGTCCGCTCGGCATCGTGTTCGGTGTCATCGGCATCCTGCTCGGCGCCTGCTTCCTCGCCCTGGACTTCAAGCAGGTCGAGGACGGCATCGCGTACGGCGCACCGCGCGAGGAGGCCTGGCTCGCCGCCTTCGGTCTCACGATGACGCTGGTGTGGATCTACATGGAGTTCCTGCGACTCCTGTCGATCCTGAACAGCGACTGA
- a CDS encoding 4-hydroxybenzoate 3-monooxygenase, with protein sequence MRTTVGIVGAGPAGLLLARLLHNAGIDSVVLESHDRAYVEQRQRAGILEQGTVDVLRAAGAGERMDREGLRHDGIELRYDRKRHRVDFPGLTGGRSVMVYAQTEVCKDLIALQLEDGGPLLFEAEALTVEGVDGDSPRVRFRHGGREDVLECEYVVGCDGFWGVSRKAIPAELVRVFERTYPFGWLGILADVPPSHDELVYARHDRGFALLSMRSPAVSRLYLQVPEGTDAGSWGDEAIWDELERRFETDDDWRLERGPITQKSVTPMRSYVHEPMRHGRLFLAGDAAHIVPPTGAKGLNLAVGDVVTFARALTHQAETGSSDLLDAYSATCLRRVWQAERFSYDMTTLLHPAPDATPFEDRLQLARLERIASSRAAETDLAEGYTGFSFE encoded by the coding sequence ATGCGCACGACCGTCGGCATCGTCGGCGCCGGCCCCGCCGGCCTCCTCCTCGCCCGTCTGCTGCACAACGCCGGTATCGACTCCGTCGTACTGGAGAGCCACGACCGGGCCTACGTCGAGCAGCGGCAGCGTGCCGGGATCCTGGAGCAGGGCACGGTGGACGTGCTGCGCGCGGCCGGTGCCGGGGAGCGGATGGACCGGGAGGGGCTGCGGCACGACGGCATCGAGCTGCGGTACGACCGCAAGCGCCACCGCGTCGACTTTCCCGGTCTCACCGGCGGCCGGTCGGTGATGGTCTACGCGCAGACCGAGGTGTGCAAGGACCTCATCGCCCTCCAGCTCGAGGACGGCGGTCCGCTGCTGTTCGAGGCGGAGGCGCTGACCGTGGAGGGGGTGGACGGCGACAGCCCGCGGGTGCGTTTCCGGCACGGGGGGCGCGAGGACGTCCTGGAGTGCGAGTACGTCGTCGGGTGCGACGGCTTCTGGGGGGTCTCGCGGAAGGCGATCCCGGCCGAGCTGGTCCGCGTCTTCGAGCGGACGTACCCCTTCGGCTGGCTCGGCATCCTCGCCGACGTGCCGCCCTCCCACGACGAGCTGGTCTACGCCCGCCACGACCGCGGCTTCGCCCTGCTCTCCATGCGCTCGCCGGCCGTCTCCCGCCTCTACCTCCAGGTGCCCGAGGGCACCGACGCCGGGAGCTGGGGCGACGAGGCGATCTGGGACGAGCTGGAGCGCCGCTTCGAGACCGACGACGACTGGAGGCTGGAGCGCGGGCCGATCACCCAGAAGTCGGTCACCCCGATGCGCTCCTACGTCCACGAGCCGATGCGGCACGGCCGGCTCTTCCTCGCCGGGGACGCGGCCCACATCGTGCCGCCGACCGGCGCGAAGGGGCTGAACCTCGCCGTCGGGGACGTCGTCACCTTCGCGCGGGCGCTGACGCACCAGGCGGAGACGGGGTCGTCCGATCTCCTCGACGCCTACTCCGCGACCTGTCTGCGGCGCGTGTGGCAGGCCGAGCGGTTCTCGTACGACATGACGACGCTCCTGCACCCGGCCCCCGACGCCACCCCCTTCGAGGACCGCCTCCAGCTCGCCCGCCTGGAGCGGATCGCCTCCTCCCGCGCCGCCGAGACCGACCTCGCCGAGGGGTACACCGGGTTTTCGTTCGAGTGA
- a CDS encoding lactate/malate family dehydrogenase yields the protein MTVRDVAVGLIGTGAVGQGVGGALVASGLCTSLLVASRRPEQAAALSDDLADMQAAYGSPVRPYAAAVPEMRDCAAVVVAVRARFTNARATDVRMGGIQANTPVVQEIAGQLAGYPGTVLVVTNPVDLMTRLFAETSGCLRVFGVGSSLDTSRYRITLARLLGVSARAVDGHVIGEHGDGAVVCASSTTVNGQPVPVPLQQVRDELAIRPGRINTGIGRTRCGPAGAVLFALRLALGVDDGLTELSAPYSDSYLGIPLRFIGGEALPCMPRLDGAEARQLEAARIKLRDAYQAVRGIPAQALPSERNL from the coding sequence GTGACGGTCCGGGACGTGGCGGTCGGCCTGATCGGTACCGGCGCGGTCGGACAGGGTGTCGGGGGCGCCCTGGTGGCGTCCGGGCTGTGCACGAGCCTCCTCGTCGCCTCCCGTAGGCCCGAGCAGGCCGCGGCCCTCTCGGACGACCTCGCCGACATGCAGGCGGCGTACGGCTCGCCGGTGCGGCCGTATGCCGCCGCAGTCCCGGAAATGCGCGACTGCGCGGCTGTCGTGGTCGCCGTGCGGGCACGGTTCACCAACGCCCGCGCGACCGACGTCCGCATGGGCGGGATACAGGCGAACACCCCTGTCGTACAGGAGATCGCCGGTCAGCTCGCCGGCTATCCGGGCACGGTGCTTGTGGTGACGAACCCGGTCGACCTGATGACGCGGCTGTTCGCCGAGACGTCCGGGTGCCTGAGGGTGTTCGGTGTCGGCTCCAGCCTCGACACGTCCCGCTACCGGATCACCCTGGCCCGGCTGCTCGGCGTGTCCGCGCGGGCGGTGGACGGGCACGTGATCGGTGAGCACGGTGACGGCGCGGTGGTGTGTGCCTCGTCGACCACCGTCAACGGCCAGCCTGTTCCCGTCCCCCTTCAGCAGGTCCGTGACGAGCTCGCCATACGGCCCGGCCGGATCAACACGGGTATCGGCCGCACCAGGTGCGGACCGGCTGGTGCCGTGCTCTTCGCCCTGCGCCTGGCCCTGGGCGTCGACGACGGGCTGACCGAGCTGTCCGCGCCGTACAGCGACAGCTACCTGGGAATTCCGTTGCGGTTCATCGGGGGCGAGGCTCTACCGTGCATGCCCCGGCTGGACGGCGCGGAGGCCCGGCAACTGGAAGCCGCCCGCATCAAACTCCGCGACGCCTATCAGGCCGTGCGCGGTATCCCCGCCCAAGCGCTTCCCTCAGAGAGGAACTTGTGA
- a CDS encoding phosphotransferase, protein MTISVPAAPAQEGATRPAVAEVFVHAAAQIHRAAAEIWPGTPVRLEAHVPSVTAYVHRARVGERTLYAKTSFLGVSLVSLLRGACGPWPTVLEAQREYVTRPDGLLPREAAQLRVLAGLDRPRVCAVAGISQGVLFTEPVTGPSLGDLMMARPGDTADLLALAFAELRPLHRSGAAQRLDPAGAIGERSIAGTFLRKFNGLSGAVYMVRVGEERCEASARAELAELVLHSVDRLRMMLPATKATTLAYGDLKPEHVVFPDGADGRPALLDPGLLRAGPMVDVAKLLSRSVLFLAAHRPSPLTCRLIVDGLAEFAEGRAMRLPGKDRRLRLRDLLTLWLMDTVNILTTYLSAPAGLPLPVLGLVLVERAVPVLRMVDAVSADLANGVAEHGVWDGALRRALEVIS, encoded by the coding sequence GTGACCATCAGCGTTCCAGCCGCTCCAGCTCAGGAAGGCGCGACCCGGCCCGCCGTGGCCGAGGTGTTCGTGCATGCCGCCGCACAGATCCACCGGGCCGCCGCAGAGATATGGCCCGGCACGCCTGTCCGGTTGGAGGCGCACGTGCCCAGTGTCACCGCCTATGTCCACCGTGCGCGCGTTGGAGAGCGCACGTTGTACGCGAAGACGTCGTTCCTCGGCGTCTCCCTCGTTTCCCTGCTCCGTGGGGCCTGCGGACCCTGGCCCACGGTGCTCGAAGCTCAGCGGGAGTACGTGACGCGGCCTGACGGGCTGCTGCCGCGTGAGGCTGCACAGTTACGGGTTCTCGCTGGTCTGGACCGGCCGCGGGTGTGCGCGGTCGCCGGGATCAGTCAGGGCGTTCTCTTCACTGAACCCGTCACCGGGCCGTCGCTAGGTGACCTGATGATGGCACGGCCCGGCGACACCGCCGACCTGTTGGCGTTGGCGTTCGCGGAGCTACGCCCGTTGCACAGGTCTGGTGCCGCCCAGCGCCTGGACCCGGCCGGGGCGATCGGTGAGCGGAGCATCGCGGGTACGTTCCTGCGGAAGTTCAACGGTCTGTCAGGGGCCGTCTATATGGTGCGGGTCGGGGAGGAGAGGTGCGAGGCGTCGGCGCGCGCCGAGCTCGCGGAGCTGGTGCTCCACAGCGTGGATCGGCTGCGGATGATGCTGCCGGCAACGAAGGCGACGACTCTTGCCTACGGCGATCTGAAGCCTGAGCACGTGGTGTTCCCCGATGGCGCGGACGGGCGGCCGGCGCTCCTCGACCCGGGACTGTTGCGTGCGGGCCCGATGGTGGACGTGGCGAAGCTGCTGAGCCGTTCGGTCCTGTTCCTCGCCGCACACCGTCCGAGCCCGCTGACATGTCGTCTGATCGTCGACGGCCTCGCGGAGTTCGCTGAAGGACGGGCTATGCGGTTGCCGGGGAAGGACCGGCGGCTGCGGCTGCGGGACCTGCTGACCCTGTGGCTGATGGACACGGTCAACATCCTCACGACGTATCTGTCTGCGCCGGCCGGGCTGCCGCTGCCCGTCCTCGGCCTGGTGCTCGTCGAGCGGGCCGTTCCCGTCCTCCGCATGGTCGACGCGGTGAGCGCGGACCTCGCCAACGGGGTGGCTGAGCACGGGGTATGGGACGGCGCACTCCGCCGGGCCCTTGAGGTGATCTCGTGA
- a CDS encoding GNAT family N-acetyltransferase, translating into MTVDLLTTSYYTGERLTEIRGTILDVYADVYADDIATNPFFSMQRFEERLDSHVAAGGWGCVIASVDREAAGFTYGFTARDDDTTFKLCENMLRPEWRKRGVSPLMHDELMSHRQEKRAELLVRRERPRLRALYEGWGYEHAGEKLPFPDSPLYDVMVLTLR; encoded by the coding sequence ATGACCGTGGATCTCCTGACGACCAGCTACTACACCGGCGAGCGGCTGACAGAGATCCGCGGCACCATCCTGGACGTCTACGCCGACGTGTACGCAGACGACATCGCCACCAACCCCTTCTTCTCCATGCAACGCTTCGAAGAGCGGCTGGACAGCCATGTGGCTGCCGGAGGCTGGGGTTGCGTCATCGCCTCAGTCGACCGCGAGGCGGCCGGGTTCACCTACGGCTTCACGGCCCGCGACGACGACACCACCTTCAAGCTCTGCGAAAACATGCTCCGCCCGGAGTGGCGCAAGCGCGGTGTCTCCCCGCTGATGCACGACGAACTCATGAGCCACCGACAGGAGAAGCGCGCCGAACTACTGGTGCGCCGAGAGCGCCCCCGCCTGCGTGCTCTCTACGAAGGCTGGGGCTACGAGCACGCCGGCGAGAAGCTGCCGTTCCCGGATTCCCCGCTGTACGACGTCATGGTGCTGACTCTCCGCTGA
- a CDS encoding ABC transporter ATP-binding protein produces the protein MTTSPLAERSTAAAARATELSKIYGQGETQVVALDRVSVDFRQAEFTAIMGPSGSGKSTLMHCVAGLDTFSSGSVRIGDTELGSLKDKQLTKLRRDKIGFIFQAFNLLPTLTAIENITLPMDIAGRKPDKEWLETVIRMVGLADRLSHRPSQLSGGQQQRVAVARALASRPDIIFGDEPTGNLDSRSGAEVLGFLRNSVRELGQTVVMVTHDPVAAAYADRVVFLADGRIVDEVHGPTAESVLDRMRRLPGGNPQTPEFDSKGRTS, from the coding sequence GTGACCACCAGCCCTCTCGCCGAGCGCAGCACCGCAGCGGCCGCACGTGCCACGGAACTGTCGAAGATCTACGGGCAGGGCGAGACCCAGGTGGTCGCCCTGGACCGGGTCTCGGTCGACTTCCGGCAGGCCGAGTTCACCGCGATCATGGGGCCCTCCGGCTCCGGCAAGTCCACGCTGATGCACTGCGTGGCCGGCCTCGACACCTTCTCGTCCGGCTCCGTGCGCATCGGCGACACCGAGCTCGGGTCGCTGAAGGACAAGCAGCTCACGAAGTTGCGCCGGGACAAGATCGGGTTCATCTTCCAGGCGTTCAACCTGCTGCCGACGCTGACGGCGATCGAGAACATCACGCTCCCGATGGACATCGCGGGCCGTAAACCGGACAAGGAGTGGCTGGAGACGGTCATCCGGATGGTGGGGCTCGCCGACCGGCTCAGCCACCGTCCCTCGCAGCTCTCCGGCGGTCAGCAGCAGCGGGTGGCCGTCGCCCGCGCCCTGGCCTCCCGGCCGGACATCATCTTCGGCGACGAGCCGACCGGAAACCTCGACTCGCGCTCGGGCGCCGAGGTGCTGGGCTTCCTGCGCAACTCCGTACGGGAGTTGGGGCAGACGGTGGTGATGGTGACCCACGACCCGGTGGCGGCGGCCTACGCGGACCGGGTGGTCTTCCTCGCGGACGGGCGGATCGTCGACGAGGTGCACGGCCCGACCGCCGAATCGGTGCTGGACCGCATGCGGCGCCTTCCTGGGGGAAACCCCCAGACCCCCGAGTTCGACTCCAAGGGCCGCACCAGCTGA
- a CDS encoding ABC transporter permease, which translates to MFRTALRNVLAHKARLLMTVLAVMLGVAFVSGTLVFTNTISDALQKSSAKGFDRVDVAVTALAQPDVGDRISKTPELTQALLERSAKVPGAASAVGVVSGFTAIADKDGKLVGGGFQSQGGNYWGARDARYPLAEGRAPSGKGEVVIDSKTAERAGYEVGDTVRISVDGPVLTPKITGIFTTDDGNVAAGGSLALFDTASAQQLFGKPGAYDEIDVQAAAGTSQGALKSALDAALPKGRFETVTGMQLADDQAKMIAVSMSGMKQALLVFAGIALFVGTFIIANTFTMLVAQRTKELALLRAVGASRRQVTRSVLLEAFVVGTVAGVTGLVAGIGIGAGLRSLLGTLGATVPDGPLVVSPGTVAAALGVGVVITMLAAWLPGRRAARIPPVAAMSSVHAVASTKSLVLRNTLGALFSAAGVALVLAATTMKGSDGQAPMGIGAALLIIGVFILTPLLSRPLIAAAAPVLRIFGVAGKLARQNSVRNPRRTAATASALMIGLTLITGMTVMAGSVQQAIDKMASSAIRADYVVSMANGSELSADIDEKLKATAGVTATSPLRNAPGRIDGTTEYLTGVTGSTIGELTDLKVDDGAFKVGVGQIVVDEATAKSYGWKAGSSFTMNYEDGKKQRLTVSGVYEGNELIQGILVDNADLTPHLTDPADMQVMVKTSGGASDGTKDRLEKALGTNPAIKVQSKQDVSDDIAKTFTLMLNMLYGLLAMAVIVAVLGVVNTLAMSVFERSQEIGMLRAIGLDRRSVKRMVRLESLVISLFGAVLGLGLGVFFGWAAGELIGTTLATYELVLPWGRMGVFLLLAAGVGLLAALWPARRASRLNMLAAIKSE; encoded by the coding sequence ATGTTCCGTACCGCCTTGCGCAACGTGCTCGCGCACAAGGCCCGGCTCCTGATGACCGTGCTCGCCGTGATGCTCGGCGTGGCCTTCGTGTCGGGGACCCTGGTCTTCACCAACACCATCTCCGACGCCCTCCAGAAGAGCTCCGCCAAGGGCTTCGACCGGGTCGACGTCGCCGTCACCGCGCTGGCGCAGCCGGACGTCGGGGACCGTATCTCCAAGACGCCCGAGCTGACGCAGGCGCTGCTGGAGCGGAGCGCGAAGGTTCCGGGCGCCGCGTCCGCCGTCGGCGTCGTCAGCGGCTTCACCGCCATCGCCGACAAGGACGGCAAGCTCGTCGGCGGCGGTTTCCAGTCGCAGGGCGGCAACTACTGGGGGGCCAGGGACGCCCGGTACCCGCTGGCCGAGGGGCGCGCGCCGAGCGGCAAGGGCGAGGTCGTCATCGACTCGAAGACCGCCGAGCGGGCCGGTTACGAGGTCGGCGACACCGTACGGATATCCGTCGACGGCCCCGTCCTGACCCCGAAGATCACCGGCATCTTCACCACCGACGACGGCAACGTCGCCGCCGGCGGCAGCCTCGCCCTCTTCGACACGGCGAGCGCACAGCAACTGTTCGGCAAGCCCGGCGCCTACGACGAGATCGACGTGCAGGCCGCCGCCGGTACCTCGCAGGGCGCGCTGAAGTCCGCGCTGGACGCCGCCCTGCCGAAGGGCCGGTTCGAGACCGTCACCGGCATGCAACTCGCCGACGACCAGGCGAAGATGATCGCCGTGTCGATGAGCGGGATGAAGCAGGCGCTGCTGGTCTTCGCCGGTATCGCGCTGTTCGTCGGCACCTTCATCATCGCCAACACCTTCACCATGCTGGTCGCCCAGCGCACCAAGGAGCTCGCGCTGCTGCGGGCCGTCGGCGCCTCGCGCCGGCAGGTCACGCGGTCGGTGCTGCTGGAGGCGTTCGTCGTCGGCACGGTCGCCGGGGTGACCGGTCTGGTCGCCGGTATCGGCATCGGGGCCGGGCTGCGCTCGCTGCTCGGGACGCTGGGGGCGACCGTCCCCGACGGGCCGCTCGTCGTCTCGCCCGGCACGGTCGCCGCCGCCCTCGGCGTGGGCGTCGTCATCACCATGCTGGCCGCGTGGCTGCCGGGTCGGCGGGCCGCGAGGATCCCGCCGGTGGCGGCCATGAGCAGCGTGCACGCCGTCGCCTCCACCAAGTCGCTCGTCCTGCGCAACACCCTCGGCGCCCTGTTCTCGGCGGCGGGCGTCGCCCTGGTGCTGGCCGCGACGACGATGAAAGGCAGCGACGGCCAGGCCCCCATGGGGATCGGCGCGGCCCTGCTCATCATCGGCGTGTTCATCCTGACGCCGCTGCTGTCCCGCCCGCTGATCGCGGCCGCCGCGCCCGTCCTGCGGATCTTCGGGGTGGCCGGCAAGCTGGCCCGGCAGAACTCGGTGCGCAACCCGCGCCGGACGGCGGCCACGGCCTCCGCGCTGATGATCGGCCTGACCCTGATCACCGGTATGACGGTGATGGCGGGCAGTGTCCAGCAGGCCATCGACAAGATGGCGTCCTCCGCGATCCGGGCCGACTACGTCGTGTCGATGGCGAACGGCAGCGAACTCTCCGCCGACATCGACGAGAAGCTGAAGGCCACCGCCGGGGTGACCGCCACCAGCCCGCTGCGCAACGCGCCCGGCCGGATCGACGGCACGACCGAGTACCTCACCGGCGTCACCGGCTCCACCATCGGCGAGCTGACCGACCTCAAGGTCGACGACGGCGCCTTCAAGGTGGGCGTCGGGCAGATCGTCGTCGACGAGGCCACCGCCAAGTCGTACGGCTGGAAGGCCGGTTCGTCGTTCACGATGAACTACGAGGACGGCAAGAAGCAGCGGTTGACGGTCTCCGGTGTGTACGAGGGCAACGAGCTGATCCAGGGCATCCTCGTCGACAACGCGGACCTCACCCCGCATCTGACGGACCCGGCCGACATGCAGGTCATGGTCAAGACGTCCGGCGGCGCCTCCGACGGCACGAAGGACAGGCTGGAGAAGGCCCTCGGCACCAACCCGGCCATCAAGGTCCAGAGCAAGCAGGACGTCTCGGACGACATCGCGAAGACGTTCACGCTGATGCTGAACATGCTCTACGGGCTGCTCGCGATGGCCGTGATCGTCGCCGTCCTCGGCGTCGTCAACACCCTCGCGATGTCGGTGTTCGAGCGCTCCCAGGAGATCGGCATGCTGCGCGCCATCGGCCTGGACCGCCGCTCGGTCAAGCGGATGGTCCGCCTGGAGTCCCTCGTCATCTCCCTCTTCGGCGCGGTGCTCGGCCTCGGCCTGGGCGTGTTCTTCGGCTGGGCGGCCGGTGAGCTGATCGGCACGACGCTGGCGACGTACGAACTCGTCCTGCCCTGGGGCCGGATGGGCGTCTTCCTGCTGCTGGCCGCCGGGGTCGGCCTCCTGGCGGCCCTGTGGCCGGCCCGCCGCGCGTCCCGCCTGAACATGCTGGCGGCGATCAAGTCGGAGTAG